The DNA segment TCCTTGACCCTGATGGCCTGTGGTCAGACCACGCCCCAGACGTCTGTTGCCGCCCCCAACGCTGCCAACGCCTACGCCCAGCGCCCGGAACTCCAGGACGCGGACAGTCAGGCGATTCTGGAGAAGTACGGCAATGATCCGGGCCTGCTGGAAGCTTTGCAGCAGGCGTATGGCGAGCGGCCCACAGACCTCAGCCTGCCCGCCGCCCCCGCCATCACTGGCCTTGATCTGGCGAGTGACCGGCTGGCCTATGTCAAGCGCACCGGCTGGGGCAGCGTGGGCAATTACAACAACCAGTACGCGGCCTACGCGGGAACGACTCGCCCTTATGCGGGCCTGGACTGGGGCCGTGACGGTTGCAGCGCCCCCGACGGTCTGGGCCTGGGCTACCGCGAGGATTTCCGGCCCGCGTGCAATGTCCACGATTTCGGTTACCGCAACCTCAAGGTCTACCAGCGCACCGACGCCAACCGCAAAACCACAGACGAGGCGTTCCACACCAACATGAACGCCATCTGCGCCGCCAAGAGCTGGTACAAGCGTCCAGCGTGCTACAGCGCGGCCTTCGCGTATTACGAGGGAGTGCGGGTGGGGGGCGCAAGCAGCTTCTAGCGCCGGAAGCAGAGAGGGGAAGGCCGCCCATGGAAACTCCGTAGGCGGCCTTCTTTAGCTCAGCCCTGCTGTGGTACGAACGGCCACGCCACGTCCCCCGCCGGATCGCTGTCCTTCAAACCGGCCCAGTCGTGTGGATAGACCTCGCGTGGGCTGAGAGAACTGTTCTCGCCGTGTGCTGAGGCGTAATCGGCAACGGCGTCGTAGGCCTCCAGAATGCTAGGAAAGCTGAACTGCGCCTTGCTCAGGGTGACGTAAGCCTCGGCGTGGGCAGGTGCCTCACGCAGGGTCAGGCCGCCCGTGGGTATCAGGGAACCGCTGTACGGCACGCAGACCTCCACCGGTCCGTCGTTGTCGGCGTTGACCTGTCCGTGGTAGATGACGAAGGGAATGCCCGCGACGGTTGCGCCTGCCTGCATGATCTGCTGGGGTAACGCCTTCAATTGCTGCTCGATGAAGCCGGGAAGTTCGTCCACGCGCAGGCGGCGGGACAGGGTGGCGATCTGTTGGGCAGGAACGTGGCGCTGCTGGACGTTGAAATGCTGGGTCATGGGGGGTTCTCCTTTGAGGGTTCGCAGGACGTAGCGGGCCAGTTCGCGCCGCTGGGTGTGCTGGATTTCAGCCTGCGTCCAGTGGCCCCGGATCAGGTCCGGCTGCTGTCCTGCTGGGGCGTCCAGCACGGCGCGGATGCTGCCGAGCGACAGGCCGAGCTGGCGCAACAGACCGATCAAGCGAGCCTGGGGCAACTGCTTGTGGGAATAATGTCGGTAGCCGTTGTCCGGGTCCACCCATTCGGGCGGCAACAGGCCCAGTTCGTCGTACAGACGCAGGGCCTTGAGACTCAGGCGGCTGGCCCCGGCAAAGGCGCTGATGGTCATGGAAGCAGTGGGGTTGGTGGGGGTCATGGCGGCTCCTCTAGAGGTGGCCCCAGCATGGGGGCTGCCCCAGGGGTCAGGTCAAACGGGCGGCCAAGCGGCTAGTCTGTGCGGCATGACGCCGCTGCTTTTAGGTCACCGGGGAACGCCACGACTGCATCAGGAGAACACCATGCGGGGCTTTCAGGCCGCGCTGGACGCTGGATTGGACGGCGTGGAAATGGACGTGCGGCGGCTGAGAGACGGTACGCTGGTCATTCACCACGATGAGCATCTCAAAGATGGGCGTGCCCTGCCGCAGATGGTGGCCGCCGATTTGCCCGAGGACGTGCCGACGCTGGAAGAACTGCTGGAGTGGGCGGCAAGAACAGGTGCGTACCTGAATGTGGAGATCAAATACGAGCGGGCGCTGCCGGATGACCGCGTGGCCCGCACGCTGGACGCCATTCGCGCGCACGGGCTGAGCAAGCGGGTGATCCTCAGCAGCTTCAATCCCCTGCTGCTGGCCGCCGCCCGCAGACATGCGCCAGAGATCGAGCGGGGCTTTCTGTACCACCGCAGCTACAAATTTGGCCCGCTGGACCTCGTGCCACTGGTGCTGCGTGGGCTGAAGGCCGCCGCCTCGCACCCGCACCACAGCATGATCGACGCGGCGCTGATGGCACAGGCGCGGGCCGGGGGCTGGCGGGTCAACACCTGGACCGTCAACAACCCCGCCGAGGTCATCCGGTTGGAAGCCCTGGGCGTATCGACACTGATCGGCGATCTGCCGGAGGTGCTGCTCGTCTCGCGCTGAGAGCAGATGAATGATCGGGCGGAGTAGCGTGATTAGCGGCAAATCTGCCCAGCGCGATAGATTCACCTCTATCCCGTGTCACACAACATTTTTCAGGCCTCGGCAATCGTCTGCGCTTGACAAGAACATGATGAGAAGGGCCTAATCTAGCGACATGAAAAAAATAATGTTGACGCTGGCCCTGCTGGGACCAGCCATCGCGCAAACCGCGCAGGCACAGACCACCGTGGAATTCTGGCACTCGTTCGGGGATGCCAAGCGCACCGGCTGGATCCAGGCCCGCGCCGATGAGTTCAACAAGGCCAACCCCGGCGTCAAGGTGGTCCCCACCTACAAGGGCAGCTACAACGACAGTCTCCAGGCCACCATTCTGGCCGCGCGTCAGGGCAAGCCACCCGCGCTGGTGCAGATTTTCGAGGTGGGCAGCCAGCTCGCCCTCGACAGCGGCGTGTTCCAGCCCGTCAGCGGCATCAAGAACGTGGATTTCAGCGATTACATCAAGCCCGTGATCAACTACTATACCGTCAACGGCAAGGTCAACAGCTTGCCCTTCAACTCCTCCTCTCCCGTCTTGTACTACAACAAGGACCTGATGAAGAAGGCGGGCCTGGACCCCAGCAAGCCGCCCACCACCTTCGACGGCCTGCTGTCGGCCTGCAAGAAGATTGAGGCCGCCAAGCTGGGCGTGACCTGCTTCGGCATGAGCCTGAACGGCTGGTTTATCGAGCAGTGGATGGCCGAGCAGGGCGCGACGCTGCTGAACAACGACAACGGGCGCAAGGGCCGCGCCACCGCCACCAACCTGGACAGCGCCGCCGCCAAGAAGATCTTTACCTTCTTCAAGACCCTCCAGGACAACAAGTACTACACCTACACCGGCAAACTGGAAGATTGGGACGGCAGCGACGCCATTTTCACCAACCAGAAGGTCGTCTTCCACATCACCTCCACCGCCGACATCGGCAACAACGGTGAGGCTGCCAAGAAGTCCGGCTTTCAGATGGGGATCGGCGTGCTGCCCATCGTGTCAGGGACCAAGCGCAACGGCGTGGTGATCGGTGGGGCCAGCGTGTGGATTCCCAAGGGCATTCCCAAGCCGCAGGCCGAGGGTGCACTGGACTTCGCGCTGTACATGACCAACACCAAGAACATGGCCGACTGGCACAAGTTGACCGGTTACTACCCGGTGCGCCAGAGCAGCATCGACCTGCTGCGTAAGCAGGGCTGGTTTACCCAGACGCCGCTGCAACTGGTGGCCTTTAACCAGCTCACCCAGACCGTCCCCAGCCCCGCCACCGCTGGCGGCCTGAACGGTGCGGCCATCCAGACCCGCAAGATCATCGAGGAAGGCGTTCAGAAGGTCCTGAGTGGCAGCTCGGTAGACGCCGCCCTGAAGGAAGCCAAGACCCGCGCAGACGCTGCGCTGGCCGAGTACAACGCCAACTTCAAATAAAGCCGGGCCACATCGCCCTTCTGAACGCTGAATCCACCGCCCACCCCGAATTCGGGGCGGGCGGTGGGTTCGGCTTTTTCTGAACAGGTCTTGGTTGCGTGCAAAGCGGTCCTTGAGCGAAGGCACACACATTAGCCCCGCTTACAGGCCAATCAAGTCTCAGCCTCTAGCTTGTCCGGCATGCGAAAAATAACCCTTTTGCTGGCCCTGATGGGACCGGCTGCATTTCAGCTCGCGCAGGCCCAGACCACCGTGGAGTTCTGGCACACTTTTGGTGATCCCAAGCGCGGCGGCTGGATTCAGGACCGCGCCGACGAATTCAACAAGGCCAACCCCGGAATTAAAGTGGTGCCTGCCTACAAGGGCAACGACAATGACCTGATCTCGGCCACCATCCTCTCGGCGCGGCAGGGCAATGCCCCGGCCATCTCACAGATTTTCGAGGGCGGCTCGCAGCTTGCCTTGGATTCGGGCGTGTTTCAGCCGGTCAGCGGCATCAAGAACGTGGATTTCAGCGACTACATCAAGCCCGTCATCAACTTCTACACGATTGGCGGCAAGGTCAACAGTCTGCCCTTCAACTCGTCCTCGCCCGTCCTGTATTACAACAAGGACCTGATGAAGAAGGCGGGGCTGGACCCCAAGAAGCCGCCCACCACCTTTAACGGTCTGCTGGCGGATTGCAAGAAGATCGAGGCGGCCAAAATTGGCGCGACGTGCTTTGGCATGAGCGTGAACGGCTGGTTCGTGGAGAACTGGATGGCCGAGCAGGGCCAGACCTTCCTGAACAACGACAACGGGCGCAGTGGACGCGCCACCGCCACCAATCTGGACAGCAAGGCAGCCAAGAACATCTTCACCTTCTTCAAAACCTTGCAGGACAATAAGTACTACAGCTACACCGGCAAGATCGAGGATTTTGACGGCTCGGACGCGATTTTTACCAATCAGAAAGTCGTCTTCCACATCACGTCCACCTCCAAGATCGGCAACAACTCCGACGGTGCGAAGCGGGCCGGGTTTGAGCTGGGCGTGGGCGTGCTGCCCATCCCAAACGGTACCAAGCGCAACGGTGTCGTTCTGGGTGGGGCCAGCCTGTGGATCGCCAAAGCCATTCCCAAGGCCAAGGCCGAGGGCGCGCTGGACTTTGCGCTGTACATGACCAACACCAAGAATATGGCGTCCTGGCACAAGCTGACCGGCTACTACCCAGTGCGCGAGAGCAGCATCAAACTGCTGCGCGGCGAGGGCTGGTTTACCAAGGCACCGCTGCAACTGGTGGCCTTTAACCAGCAGACCAACACCGTTGCCAGCCCCGCCACGGCAGGCGCGCTGACTGGCGCTGGCCCGCAGACCCGCAAGATTGTGGAAGAGGCGTGGCAGAAGGTGCTGAACGGCACCTCCGTGGACGCCGCGCTGAAGGAAGCAAAGACGCGGGCCGACGCTGCACTGGCCGAGTACAACGC comes from the Deinococcus sp. AJ005 genome and includes:
- a CDS encoding phospholipase A2, translated to MRSLLLPAALLSLTLMACGQTTPQTSVAAPNAANAYAQRPELQDADSQAILEKYGNDPGLLEALQQAYGERPTDLSLPAAPAITGLDLASDRLAYVKRTGWGSVGNYNNQYAAYAGTTRPYAGLDWGRDGCSAPDGLGLGYREDFRPACNVHDFGYRNLKVYQRTDANRKTTDEAFHTNMNAICAAKSWYKRPACYSAAFAYYEGVRVGGASSF
- a CDS encoding MerR family transcriptional regulator produces the protein MTPTNPTASMTISAFAGASRLSLKALRLYDELGLLPPEWVDPDNGYRHYSHKQLPQARLIGLLRQLGLSLGSIRAVLDAPAGQQPDLIRGHWTQAEIQHTQRRELARYVLRTLKGEPPMTQHFNVQQRHVPAQQIATLSRRLRVDELPGFIEQQLKALPQQIMQAGATVAGIPFVIYHGQVNADNDGPVEVCVPYSGSLIPTGGLTLREAPAHAEAYVTLSKAQFSFPSILEAYDAVADYASAHGENSSLSPREVYPHDWAGLKDSDPAGDVAWPFVPQQG
- a CDS encoding glycerophosphodiester phosphodiesterase; this encodes MTPLLLGHRGTPRLHQENTMRGFQAALDAGLDGVEMDVRRLRDGTLVIHHDEHLKDGRALPQMVAADLPEDVPTLEELLEWAARTGAYLNVEIKYERALPDDRVARTLDAIRAHGLSKRVILSSFNPLLLAAARRHAPEIERGFLYHRSYKFGPLDLVPLVLRGLKAAASHPHHSMIDAALMAQARAGGWRVNTWTVNNPAEVIRLEALGVSTLIGDLPEVLLVSR
- a CDS encoding ABC transporter substrate-binding protein yields the protein MKKIMLTLALLGPAIAQTAQAQTTVEFWHSFGDAKRTGWIQARADEFNKANPGVKVVPTYKGSYNDSLQATILAARQGKPPALVQIFEVGSQLALDSGVFQPVSGIKNVDFSDYIKPVINYYTVNGKVNSLPFNSSSPVLYYNKDLMKKAGLDPSKPPTTFDGLLSACKKIEAAKLGVTCFGMSLNGWFIEQWMAEQGATLLNNDNGRKGRATATNLDSAAAKKIFTFFKTLQDNKYYTYTGKLEDWDGSDAIFTNQKVVFHITSTADIGNNGEAAKKSGFQMGIGVLPIVSGTKRNGVVIGGASVWIPKGIPKPQAEGALDFALYMTNTKNMADWHKLTGYYPVRQSSIDLLRKQGWFTQTPLQLVAFNQLTQTVPSPATAGGLNGAAIQTRKIIEEGVQKVLSGSSVDAALKEAKTRADAALAEYNANFK
- a CDS encoding ABC transporter substrate-binding protein encodes the protein MRKITLLLALMGPAAFQLAQAQTTVEFWHTFGDPKRGGWIQDRADEFNKANPGIKVVPAYKGNDNDLISATILSARQGNAPAISQIFEGGSQLALDSGVFQPVSGIKNVDFSDYIKPVINFYTIGGKVNSLPFNSSSPVLYYNKDLMKKAGLDPKKPPTTFNGLLADCKKIEAAKIGATCFGMSVNGWFVENWMAEQGQTFLNNDNGRSGRATATNLDSKAAKNIFTFFKTLQDNKYYSYTGKIEDFDGSDAIFTNQKVVFHITSTSKIGNNSDGAKRAGFELGVGVLPIPNGTKRNGVVLGGASLWIAKAIPKAKAEGALDFALYMTNTKNMASWHKLTGYYPVRESSIKLLRGEGWFTKAPLQLVAFNQQTNTVASPATAGALTGAGPQTRKIVEEAWQKVLNGTSVDAALKEAKTRADAALAEYNANFK